DNA from Malus sylvestris chromosome 11, drMalSylv7.2, whole genome shotgun sequence:
ctcaatatatcatcatcatcatcataatattaattaaatacttacctgtgcttccacagcaccatcatacatatatgcatcatacgacagttcataatatccataatattctatgcatggcaatcacatcatatttcatttcatttcaatatacttttcatttaaatttgatttctggggaaatcgagtatataggtatatataaaaacaaatgcccactcactggtatgtcgccgggtcgtaacccccttgacgcccctggatgtgctcgtcctcgttaaaagttccacctagaagtgaaataacttaaaacaatcatttaacgcacatttaacgcacctaaaccaaactaggtaattaattcttcatacgatgctcaaattgggtatatgaatataccacagtgacctacacaacctcaggatcatccccaaatttttaaaataatttttggagtcctaacgcgcccccacgcgcctgacgtggcacggacctacgcgcggcccacgcgcggccacgtgacatgcacactgacggctacagtgaacggcgttagagaatattccgtcaaatcctagtatattccgttaaaaactaacggtttccgttaaagttaactaacggcgtcggaatattccgtcaaacttgacggaagattccctgtcttctccggcgagtcaccggtcgccggcgactgttcgccggtttctggaaaaatttcaaatctactattctccttcgtttttcaaccaatttcttcgcattttataccaaaatgaagcatttaacatgtactatcacgttggaagggttttagggcctaaaaacaactagatcataccttccaaaattcctcaatttcggccaaactcgaacccgacgatcccgacgtccattttgttcaaacgaggcactccgagcctccttaggACTTCCTAAGACTCGTGGTGATCTCAGTTTAgcctaaaacacaaccaaaattaaGTTCGTGAACAGTGCCATTACACGGGGTGTTTTAAAACTAGGGTTCTCGAAATAGAACTTACCTAAAACTGGTATTCCCGTGCTCGTGAGGCTCCCAAGATCACGAAGATGATCTTAGATTGGACGTTGGTGCACGTTTGtggttgttcttggtgtttgtccgagagcttgagagagttcgagagtaagagagagagagtgtttctgagggagagatgaggaagaaagagggaaTAAGACATGGATCCAGAATTGAGGGAATGATTTAGGGGGTAGGGTCCCACCTAAAGTCCAACACAGATTATTAGACCAAACAAATGTAAATCTAAACCCTAGTTTAAGATCTTAGTgtaaaacaaataccaaatttacgcaccttaatcccgtttaagggcgtttttgtaatttcacgtcctcggtatTTAGTAattctgggacgggctgtgacaatgaatgaaatgaaaataaaaattataatgaaataaaattaatacattaaaaattagaaagaaaaagataagtaattaaaaaatcaaaatataattaataaatgaggttagtaatgtatcaagggactaaaattagattttgatcttactcatggttttaatCAAAAAGTCATCAttgccaaggattaaaatgaagttttctattatTTAATCCAATAGCAATTAATTAGGTGTTGAGTTCAAATCTCACAAATAACTGTTCATAAAATCGCTTGCGTGGTGTATAAAACCAACAATTGTTATCGAAAAGTAGTTAGTGAATCGCAAGGTTGGCACATTTTAGTAAATTATCATTTattaattacataaaaatttgatcCTATTTAACTAGCTACTAATTAAATCCATACAATGGAAGATTCAAGAAAATCACTTGTGAGCAGGCAAGACCTTGACGATGGACAAAATATTATTGCACAAGAGGCGGAACGCTTCGTTCTTGGCTTTGATCACGGATTTCTCTCCCCCGAGCGAGCTGTCGCATAAGTCGGCGTCGGAAATCGCCACGTTGACCCACAGTTCCACTTCCTCTAAGTTATGCGTCGAGATGGCCTCGACGCAATCGTCGAGCTGCTCGTTGGCATCGGAGTAGTGCTCAATGCAGTCTGCCAACCCCTGCTGAATCGTGGGGTCCAAAGTGGTAGCGTTGTGAATGAGCAACGACCGCATGTGCTCGTCCACGTCGGAGGCCATTGCGGCAGCCAGCCGGATGGCAACGAAGGCAAGGCCGGTGAGGTCCGCGCCCTTGCTGTTCGGGTCCTTCTCCAGGGTTTCGATGCATAAGTCCTTACGGGGTGAATGCTGGCACGCTTGTTCAAGAAGCTTCATGTTCACCTCACCTGCGGCAGCGGCGGTGTTGCTGCCTTGACTTACACCTTGAGCTTGACCGTTACCAGCGACGACGAGAAATTTTGCGGCACATAATGTTGAGAGGAAGAAAAATGCTGCTGCAATTGGcctcattttccttttctttccttgttcttgttcttatttttgttgttaaatCAATGGAAGGGGATTAACTGATTAGAAAACGAGGAGAATGAGTGTATAAATATGAGGAGGAATTGGAATGGTGGTCGGTTTTTGTGGAGGGCCTCCCAATGCCGCGAATTATGAGGAACCTTCACTCATTTCCACAAATTCTTTAAACGCGTATTGGACGTTGATTTGAACGACTGAGACTTAAAGTAGATTTTGTTCTTTCA
Protein-coding regions in this window:
- the LOC126588657 gene encoding pectinesterase inhibitor-like, producing the protein MRPIAAAFFFLSTLCAAKFLVVAGNGQAQGVSQGSNTAAAAGEVNMKLLEQACQHSPRKDLCIETLEKDPNSKGADLTGLAFVAIRLAAAMASDVDEHMRSLLIHNATTLDPTIQQGLADCIEHYSDANEQLDDCVEAISTHNLEEVELWVNVAISDADLCDSSLGGEKSVIKAKNEAFRLLCNNILSIVKVLPAHK